The following are encoded in a window of Spea bombifrons isolate aSpeBom1 chromosome 2, aSpeBom1.2.pri, whole genome shotgun sequence genomic DNA:
- the LOC128475071 gene encoding acrosin-like, with the protein MKLFLIGFIIWALFIVSGSSEDGVCGNRPLVQDFRGSRVVGGKDAEPGNWPWTVSIQEEIDKEYFHLCGGVVLNPSWVLTAAHCFKDIGNEYFSWRLVFGTNQLSQMGTKVQIRTITEKIQHEKYDPETESNDIALLKLNKPIIFDDYTQPACLPAKQAILSKMDDCYIAGWGVIAEGSTEASDILQEAPVNLIPVERCNSPTWYNGALGNYNLCAGYEQGGIDSCQGDSGGPLMCKNHKTKFYAVVGITSWGSGCGQKQNPGVYTSTQFYLEWIFKHLNNEKKPASKSLKMKAAKKIWPKLAEKLGKAAKKTN; encoded by the exons ATGAAGCTGTTCCTAATCGGATTTATAATTTGGGCTCTTTTCATTGTTTCTGGGAGCTCTGAAGATGGAG TCTGTGGAAACAGACCCCTAGTGCAGGATTTCCGTGGCTCCCGCGTGGTTGGGGGAAAGGATGCGGAGCCCGGTAACTGGCCCTGGACAGTGAGTATCCAGGAGGAAATCGACAAAgagtattttcatttatgcGGAGGTGTCGTCCTGAATCCTTCGTGGGTTCTGACAGCTGCCCATTGTTTTAAGGATATCGGCAA TGAATATTTTTCCTGGAGACTTGTGTTTGGCACCAACCAACTATCACAGATGGGGACAAAGGTTCAGATCCGTACCATAACAGAAAAGATTCAGCATGAGAAATACGATCCTGAAACGGAGAGCAACGACATTGCTTTGCTTAAGCTGAACAAGCCCATTATATTTGACGACTACACTCAGCCAGCGTGTCTCCCTGCCAAACAGGCGATACTGAGTAAAATGGACGACTGCTACATCGCAGGCTGGGGTGTGATTGCAGAAGGAT cTACTGAAGCATCGGATATCCTCCAGGAAGCTCCTGTGAACCTGATTCCAGTGGAACGCTGCAACAGCCCAACCTGGTATAACGGAGCTTTGGGTAACTACAACCTCTGTGCTGGATATGAACAGGGAGGCATTGATAGCTGCCAG GGTGACAGTGGTGGACCTTTGATGTGCAAAAACCACAAAACTAAGTTTTATGCTGTGGTTGGCATAACCAGCTGGGGCTCCGGCTGTGGCCAGAAGCAAAACCCTGGAGTCTACACCTCGACCCAGTTCTACCTCGAGTGGATCTTTAAACACCTCAACAACGAGAAGAAACCTGCATCAAAATCTCTGAAGATGAAGGCCGCTAAAAAAATCTGGCCAAAATTAGCCGAAAAACTCGGCAAAGCTGCCAAGAAGACCAATTAA